A window of Haloarcula sp. H-GB4 contains these coding sequences:
- a CDS encoding CPBP family intramembrane glutamic endopeptidase: MPEWAAFVGLTGFLLTALLGLARLSQGAVRSDGGVSSTVDGVSMADRDPTIPRFETQRAAAQRQQMRDTLAPSDVSTGALLANVAFTQGLFGVLLVAGAFYFEIPASAFGIASDALSTGLPAMAIGIGAGIGFWVGNEGAAALADGFGVTFDESLRELLAPDSAVGWVILLGGVLPVIAIVEELLFRAAAIGVPVSGLNAPAWAMAIVASVAFALGHGAQGRVGIVVTGTLGLALAGLFIATNSLLAVVIAHYLVNALELIVHEGLGVDRLWA, encoded by the coding sequence ATGCCCGAGTGGGCCGCATTCGTCGGCCTGACGGGGTTTCTTTTAACCGCGCTTCTCGGTCTCGCACGGCTCTCGCAGGGAGCCGTCCGGTCCGATGGCGGCGTCTCGTCCACAGTCGACGGCGTCTCGATGGCCGACAGGGACCCGACTATCCCGCGGTTCGAAACCCAACGGGCGGCGGCCCAGCGACAGCAGATGCGCGACACGCTCGCCCCGAGCGATGTCTCGACAGGGGCGTTGCTTGCCAACGTCGCGTTCACACAGGGGCTGTTCGGCGTGCTGCTGGTCGCCGGCGCGTTTTATTTCGAAATCCCCGCTAGTGCGTTCGGCATCGCCAGTGACGCACTTTCGACAGGGTTGCCGGCGATGGCCATCGGTATCGGCGCTGGGATCGGCTTCTGGGTCGGGAACGAGGGCGCCGCTGCGCTGGCAGACGGTTTCGGCGTCACCTTCGACGAGTCACTACGGGAACTGCTCGCCCCGGATTCGGCCGTCGGCTGGGTCATCCTGCTGGGCGGGGTCCTGCCGGTTATCGCTATCGTCGAGGAACTGCTCTTCCGGGCGGCGGCTATCGGCGTCCCCGTGTCCGGCCTCAACGCACCGGCGTGGGCGATGGCCATCGTCGCCTCCGTCGCCTTCGCACTGGGCCACGGCGCACAGGGCCGGGTGGGTATCGTCGTTACCGGCACGCTGGGGTTGGCGCTCGCTGGCCTGTTCATCGCGACAAACAGCTTACTCGCAGTTGTCATCGCCCACTACTTGGTCAACGCCCTCGAGCTGATTGTCCACGAGGGGTTGGGCGTTGACCGGCTCTGGGCCTAA
- a CDS encoding MGMT family protein yields MLKGRPADSDSMEAPTGDAGIYARESSYLDRYVQLGEAGDRIISLSFPSQPEADAGEDHTLLDRIAEYLQGVEDDFADVTVGLTVPTDQRIVLEAVQEIPYGEDASVAQVAQMTPDLDADEQDDIAQVREALAANPVPLLIPDHRVRDGPSAAPPPVEQKLRAIEGL; encoded by the coding sequence ATGTTGAAGGGGCGACCGGCCGACAGCGATAGTATGGAAGCACCGACCGGGGACGCAGGAATCTACGCCCGTGAGTCGTCGTATCTCGACCGGTACGTCCAGCTTGGAGAAGCCGGCGACCGGATCATTTCGCTGTCGTTTCCGTCCCAGCCGGAGGCCGACGCCGGCGAGGACCACACGCTGCTCGACCGCATCGCGGAGTATCTTCAGGGGGTTGAAGACGACTTCGCGGATGTGACAGTCGGCCTCACGGTCCCGACGGACCAGCGAATCGTGCTGGAAGCTGTCCAAGAGATTCCGTACGGCGAGGACGCATCCGTTGCACAGGTCGCGCAGATGACACCGGATCTGGACGCTGACGAGCAGGACGACATCGCACAGGTCCGGGAGGCACTGGCCGCAAACCCCGTGCCGCTGTTGATTCCGGACCATCGGGTTCGGGACGGGCCAAGCGCAGCGCCGCCGCCCGTCGAGCAAAAGCTCCGGGCTATTGAGGGCCTTTAG
- a CDS encoding glycerophosphodiester phosphodiesterase: MSQYIGRRTFVEGTAATLASSGIAGSTAAQESDGGESGTDDATETEGEEMTDDTTLIAHRGFAGVYPENTELAVEAASFGGPGTQTAHRRADMVEVDVVPTADGTLVTFHDNGLAERDGGERGLTDTEGLVFETDADTVTSATVLGTAETVPTLETVMEAIPPSVAVNLEFKNPGSDDLAFAESLSDQTLSTQRELWRPYTERALDLVSEYDNDILVSSFYEAALATVRDYDDSVPVAFLFWDSIEEGLEVTRRYDCDAVNVPRNMVQGTSFFNDGEYTESDLSDIDLVDIADDEDRDLNVWTVSTWYQARELVQAGVDGLISDYPTVLSVQD, translated from the coding sequence ATGTCACAGTACATCGGTCGACGGACATTCGTTGAAGGGACAGCGGCGACGCTGGCGAGTTCCGGGATTGCGGGGAGTACAGCAGCACAGGAATCAGATGGCGGCGAGTCAGGCACCGATGACGCCACCGAAACGGAGGGCGAGGAGATGACCGACGACACAACGCTCATCGCCCACCGCGGGTTCGCCGGCGTCTACCCGGAGAACACGGAACTGGCGGTTGAGGCGGCCTCGTTTGGCGGGCCGGGAACACAAACGGCCCACCGGCGCGCGGACATGGTCGAGGTCGATGTCGTGCCGACCGCCGATGGCACGCTCGTTACCTTCCACGACAACGGACTGGCCGAACGCGACGGCGGCGAGCGCGGGCTGACAGACACCGAGGGACTTGTCTTCGAGACCGATGCGGACACTGTGACCAGTGCGACCGTCCTCGGTACGGCGGAGACGGTTCCGACGCTTGAAACGGTCATGGAGGCGATCCCGCCAAGCGTGGCGGTCAATCTGGAGTTCAAGAATCCCGGGAGCGACGACCTCGCGTTCGCCGAGTCGCTGTCGGACCAGACACTGTCGACGCAGCGAGAACTGTGGCGACCCTACACCGAACGTGCGCTCGACCTCGTCAGCGAGTACGACAACGATATTCTCGTCTCGTCGTTCTACGAGGCGGCGCTTGCGACTGTCCGTGATTACGACGACTCGGTCCCCGTCGCCTTCCTCTTCTGGGACAGCATCGAGGAGGGGCTGGAGGTCACCCGCCGCTATGACTGCGACGCGGTGAACGTCCCCCGGAACATGGTTCAGGGAACGTCCTTCTTCAACGACGGCGAGTACACCGAGTCCGACCTGAGCGACATCGACCTCGTCGACATCGCCGACGATGAAGACCGAGACCTGAACGTCTGGACAGTCAGCACGTGGTATCAGGCCCGGGAACTGGTCCAGGCTGGCGTCGACGGACTCATTTCCGACTACCCCACTGTGCTCTCGGTTCAAGACTGA
- a CDS encoding deoxyhypusine synthase: protein MSDHTDERETFHHDPIGHAEVRAGMTVGELADSYGEAGIGASDIHEAVDIYSEMLDEDVTTFFGLAGAMVPTGMRAIVSELIRDGHIDVLVTTGANCTHDSIEAIGGKHHHGEVTPEGQTEREHDETLRDEGVDRIYNVYLPQEHFALFENHLRDEVFSTLEDEGAVSIQRMTEELGRANSEVNEREDVPEDAGVLAAAYENDVPVYCPAFQDSVLGLQAWMYSQTSEFTVDALADMTDITDIAYEADSAGAMVVGGGVPKNYVLQTMLVSPDAYDYAVQLTMDPSNTGGLSGATLDEARSWGKLEKDARNVSVYADATITLPLVVAAARERHSTEA, encoded by the coding sequence ATGAGCGACCACACCGACGAGCGAGAGACGTTCCATCACGACCCCATCGGGCACGCGGAAGTCCGGGCCGGAATGACGGTCGGCGAACTGGCTGACAGCTACGGCGAGGCCGGCATCGGTGCGAGCGACATCCACGAGGCCGTCGATATCTACAGCGAGATGCTCGACGAAGATGTGACGACCTTTTTCGGACTCGCCGGCGCGATGGTCCCGACCGGGATGCGGGCGATCGTCAGCGAACTCATCCGCGACGGTCACATCGACGTACTCGTCACCACGGGCGCGAACTGTACCCACGACAGCATCGAGGCCATCGGCGGTAAGCACCACCACGGCGAGGTGACGCCCGAAGGGCAAACGGAGCGCGAACACGACGAGACGCTCCGGGACGAGGGCGTCGACCGTATCTACAACGTCTACCTCCCGCAGGAGCATTTCGCCCTGTTCGAGAACCACCTCCGGGATGAGGTGTTCTCGACGCTGGAAGACGAGGGAGCGGTTTCGATCCAGCGCATGACGGAGGAACTCGGTCGGGCCAACAGCGAAGTCAACGAGCGCGAGGACGTGCCCGAGGACGCTGGTGTGCTGGCGGCGGCCTACGAGAACGACGTGCCGGTGTATTGCCCGGCTTTCCAAGACTCCGTGCTGGGCCTGCAAGCGTGGATGTACTCCCAGACCAGCGAGTTCACGGTCGACGCGCTGGCGGACATGACCGACATCACGGACATCGCCTACGAGGCCGACAGCGCCGGTGCGATGGTCGTCGGTGGTGGCGTCCCGAAGAACTATGTCCTCCAGACGATGCTCGTCTCGCCCGACGCCTACGACTACGCCGTCCAGTTGACGATGGACCCCTCGAACACCGGCGGTCTCTCCGGCGCAACGCTCGACGAGGCCCGTTCGTGGGGGAAACTTGAAAAGGACGCCCGGAATGTCTCGGTGTATGCTGACGCGACGATTACACTCCCACTGGTCGTGGCTGCGGCCCGTGAACGACACAGTACGGAAGCGTGA
- a CDS encoding AzlC family ABC transporter permease, with translation MDTTSFRRGVRDVAPLLLGIIPFGLVAGIATVNAGLGLPAAVGLSVVVFAGASQLAALELLGQNAPLTVVVATAVVINLRLLMYSASIAPYFRDFTDRWKAVLAYVLTDQAYALSVASYRSDSETDRKWYYLGVAVTLWVVWQVTTIVGALLGTGVPDAWGLEFAIPLVFLAILVPAIEDASTGAAAVVGGAIAVVGAGLPLNLGLLVAAGVGITAGVLTESATGGTDGD, from the coding sequence ATGGATACCACTTCGTTTCGGCGCGGCGTTCGCGACGTTGCGCCGCTTCTGCTGGGGATTATCCCGTTTGGCCTCGTTGCCGGCATCGCGACCGTCAACGCCGGGCTGGGGCTGCCAGCCGCAGTCGGGCTATCCGTAGTCGTCTTCGCCGGCGCATCACAGCTCGCGGCGCTGGAGCTGCTCGGACAGAACGCGCCGCTAACGGTTGTCGTCGCGACGGCAGTCGTCATCAACCTCCGATTGCTGATGTACTCGGCATCGATCGCGCCGTACTTCCGGGATTTCACCGACCGATGGAAAGCAGTGCTTGCCTACGTGTTGACCGATCAGGCGTACGCGCTGTCGGTCGCGAGCTACCGGTCCGACAGCGAGACGGACCGGAAGTGGTACTACCTCGGCGTCGCTGTGACGCTCTGGGTGGTGTGGCAGGTTACGACTATCGTGGGAGCGCTGCTCGGCACTGGCGTCCCGGACGCCTGGGGCCTCGAATTCGCTATCCCGCTCGTCTTCCTCGCGATTCTGGTCCCGGCAATCGAGGACGCATCGACCGGGGCTGCTGCTGTCGTCGGTGGAGCCATCGCTGTCGTCGGCGCTGGGCTCCCGCTCAACCTCGGATTGCTCGTCGCGGCCGGCGTTGGCATCACCGCTGGTGTTCTCACCGAGTCCGCCACGGGAGGGACCGATGGCGACTAA
- a CDS encoding AzlD domain-containing protein, whose translation MATNYGPVEIAGVIAVIGVLTYACRLSFIALFGRLDEIPPVVEQVLRFVPAAVLAALVLPSFVTLDASSFATDKFVAGALAAGVAWRTEDVFATMVTGMGVLWAIRFLL comes from the coding sequence ATGGCGACTAACTACGGTCCGGTTGAAATTGCCGGTGTCATCGCTGTCATCGGCGTGTTGACGTACGCCTGTCGGCTCTCCTTCATTGCGCTGTTCGGTCGGCTCGACGAGATTCCGCCGGTCGTCGAGCAGGTGTTGCGGTTCGTCCCCGCCGCTGTCCTCGCTGCGCTTGTCCTCCCGTCGTTCGTGACACTCGACGCCAGTAGTTTCGCCACAGACAAATTCGTCGCCGGCGCGCTCGCAGCGGGTGTTGCCTGGCGGACCGAGGACGTGTTTGCGACGATGGTGACTGGAATGGGCGTCCTCTGGGCGATCAGGTTCCTGCTGTAG
- a CDS encoding transcription elongation protein SprT: protein MDEGVSFEGIMSDTDLIAWSRQYCRRVRREQGISVRFDLVDWDVSHRAKRRAAAVKRPKLDDATVGQQYDWDSVNGSDGRPLPCTVSLTWDAFSAFDRDAWEATLRHELIHVEQYQRDGTTDHGRAFRERAANLDTDVHCPAFTDPKHVLTCEACGGLAARRYQDCKLVEQHEQYRSDCCGASLELS, encoded by the coding sequence ATGGACGAGGGAGTTTCGTTCGAGGGTATTATGTCAGATACGGACCTTATCGCTTGGTCGCGACAGTACTGCCGGCGAGTCCGCCGCGAGCAGGGCATCTCGGTTCGGTTCGATCTCGTCGACTGGGACGTGTCTCACCGGGCCAAGCGACGGGCCGCCGCGGTCAAGCGGCCGAAACTGGACGACGCCACCGTCGGCCAACAGTACGACTGGGATAGCGTCAACGGGAGCGACGGCCGCCCGCTCCCGTGTACGGTGTCGTTGACCTGGGACGCCTTTTCGGCCTTCGACAGAGACGCCTGGGAAGCGACGCTGCGCCACGAACTCATCCACGTCGAGCAGTACCAGCGCGACGGGACGACCGACCACGGCCGAGCCTTTCGGGAGCGGGCCGCGAACCTCGATACTGATGTCCACTGTCCGGCCTTCACCGACCCGAAGCACGTCCTCACCTGTGAGGCGTGTGGTGGTCTCGCCGCCCGTCGCTATCAGGACTGCAAGCTCGTCGAGCAACACGAGCAGTACCGGTCGGACTGCTGTGGGGCCTCGCTAGAACTGAGCTGA
- a CDS encoding Nif3-like dinuclear metal center hexameric protein, translating to MNAGDIAARLDDRLDIEAYADIDASPNGLQVGPASQPVEHVAFAVDAAVETIDRADEAGADLLVTHHGIVWGGMERVTGTNYRRVAPLIDNDLALYTAHLPLDGHQSLGNAAGVADLLDLDNRAPFGSMGGEHIGQQGTLAEPQTVSELAGSLEGNIDTGGQPVQVLDFGPSTVEDVAIVTGSGVDWLQEAVETDADVLITGEGKQKAFHEAREQGMHVILAGHYATETFGVQSLQTVVEDWGLETTYIDCPTGL from the coding sequence ATGAACGCCGGAGACATTGCGGCACGTCTTGACGATAGACTCGATATTGAGGCTTACGCCGATATCGACGCCAGTCCGAACGGCCTCCAGGTCGGGCCGGCGAGCCAACCGGTCGAGCACGTCGCCTTCGCAGTCGATGCGGCCGTCGAGACCATCGACCGCGCCGACGAGGCGGGCGCTGACCTGCTCGTAACGCACCACGGTATCGTCTGGGGCGGGATGGAGCGCGTGACCGGAACCAACTACCGCCGCGTCGCACCGCTGATCGACAACGACCTCGCGCTGTACACTGCTCACCTTCCGCTTGATGGCCATCAATCGCTCGGTAACGCCGCCGGTGTTGCTGACCTGCTGGACCTCGACAACCGTGCGCCGTTCGGTTCGATGGGCGGCGAGCATATCGGCCAGCAAGGGACCCTTGCAGAGCCACAGACGGTCTCCGAACTCGCAGGTTCGCTCGAAGGCAATATAGACACTGGCGGCCAGCCAGTTCAGGTTCTGGACTTCGGCCCATCGACTGTCGAAGATGTCGCCATTGTCACCGGCAGCGGGGTCGACTGGCTGCAAGAGGCTGTCGAGACGGACGCCGACGTGCTCATCACCGGCGAGGGGAAACAGAAGGCCTTCCACGAGGCGCGCGAGCAGGGGATGCACGTCATTCTCGCTGGCCACTACGCGACCGAAACGTTCGGCGTCCAGTCGCTCCAGACCGTCGTCGAGGACTGGGGGCTGGAGACGACCTACATCGACTGTCCGACCGGGCTCTGA
- a CDS encoding alpha/beta fold hydrolase, producing MSGGTTVPEGRALSPDDWPHPAERRYADAQARLADHYDLAVESRVTETDTVGRVHYLVGGNPDGDPVLLLHGVGTPAATWLPLFPSLTDEYRVYAPDRPGLGLSAAPSYQGRDLRSFLVTYLLELLDDLGIDRPHMVGNSHGGLQSFLLAIDHDRVDRLQLVGAPGGVSRDLPFLFRLLTICGLNRPLLWLLNRGDPVENARQSMQRVNVGDDSSIPSVFYELLAAGQDLPGRQESQRSLATAQGSYGRAHPLFDIRSEIVRIDCPTQFVWGTEDAFYPPAVGRPVAEKMSDAEFHELPGHGHTPWLEPGDEVEELVRVFLDK from the coding sequence ATGAGTGGCGGTACCACAGTTCCCGAGGGTCGCGCGCTGTCGCCGGACGACTGGCCCCATCCAGCCGAGCGACGGTACGCGGACGCTCAGGCCCGCCTCGCCGACCACTACGACCTCGCTGTCGAGTCAAGAGTGACCGAGACGGATACCGTGGGCCGGGTTCACTATCTGGTTGGTGGGAACCCAGACGGCGACCCCGTCCTCCTCCTTCACGGCGTCGGAACGCCAGCGGCGACGTGGCTCCCCCTGTTCCCGTCGCTCACCGACGAGTACCGCGTGTATGCTCCCGACCGACCCGGCCTCGGCCTTTCGGCCGCTCCAAGCTACCAGGGCCGGGACCTCCGGTCGTTTCTGGTGACGTACCTGCTGGAACTGCTCGACGACCTTGGGATTGACCGGCCCCACATGGTCGGCAACTCTCACGGCGGCCTCCAGTCGTTCCTGCTCGCAATCGACCACGACCGCGTGGACCGACTGCAACTGGTCGGTGCGCCGGGCGGCGTCTCGCGGGACCTCCCGTTCCTGTTTCGCCTGCTGACGATTTGTGGCCTCAACCGCCCGTTGCTGTGGTTGCTCAACCGCGGCGACCCGGTCGAGAACGCAAGGCAGTCGATGCAGCGGGTCAACGTTGGCGACGACTCGTCCATCCCGTCCGTGTTTTACGAACTGCTCGCTGCCGGACAGGACCTGCCCGGGCGTCAGGAGAGCCAGCGGTCGCTGGCGACGGCACAGGGATCGTACGGCCGCGCCCACCCGCTGTTTGATATCCGGAGCGAAATTGTTCGGATCGACTGCCCAACGCAGTTCGTCTGGGGGACGGAGGATGCCTTCTATCCGCCAGCCGTGGGCCGTCCCGTCGCTGAAAAGATGTCCGACGCCGAGTTCCACGAACTCCCGGGACACGGCCACACGCCGTGGCTAGAGCCCGGTGACGAAGTCGAAGAACTGGTTCGGGTGTTCTTGGATAAATAG
- a CDS encoding amidohydrolase family protein, whose amino-acid sequence MEKIEGTILAGRSFEPVHGTIVVEDGYITAIEETPARESDHNRIVLPAFVNAHTHVGDSVAKEAAVGLGLEEAVVPPDSLKHQQIAAADDETLIAAMHRTLRFMQRTGTAAFLDFREFGVDGANALREAASGLDIEDFIFGSDDSAVLDIADGFGASGANDDDFTTERAAAEERAVPFAIHAGEPDATDIHPALDLEPELLVHMVHAEAEHLERVADQDVPIAVCPRANRVLGVGRPPIETLLEYTDVALGTDNVMLNAPSMFREMEYTAKTFDLPSRTVLRMATTAGAEAVGLDCGVIEPGRRAALLVLDGDSDNLSSVADPVDAVVRRASPLDIHRVIC is encoded by the coding sequence ATGGAGAAAATCGAGGGCACTATCCTTGCCGGGCGGTCGTTCGAGCCGGTCCACGGCACCATTGTCGTCGAGGATGGGTACATAACGGCCATCGAGGAGACACCGGCCCGCGAGAGCGACCACAACCGCATCGTCCTGCCGGCATTCGTGAACGCCCACACCCACGTTGGCGACTCCGTTGCGAAGGAGGCGGCTGTCGGACTTGGCCTGGAAGAGGCAGTAGTACCGCCAGACAGTCTGAAACACCAGCAGATCGCAGCGGCCGACGACGAGACGCTGATTGCCGCGATGCACCGCACACTCCGGTTCATGCAGCGAACCGGTACCGCAGCGTTTCTCGACTTCCGGGAGTTCGGCGTCGACGGCGCAAACGCGCTCCGCGAGGCCGCTTCGGGGCTCGATATCGAGGACTTCATCTTCGGAAGCGACGACTCCGCGGTGCTTGACATCGCTGACGGGTTCGGTGCCAGTGGCGCGAACGACGACGATTTCACCACCGAGCGGGCCGCTGCCGAGGAGCGCGCGGTCCCGTTTGCTATCCACGCCGGCGAACCGGACGCCACCGATATCCACCCGGCGCTGGATCTGGAACCGGAGTTGCTGGTCCACATGGTCCATGCCGAGGCGGAGCACCTCGAACGGGTAGCCGACCAAGACGTCCCAATTGCTGTCTGTCCCCGTGCGAACCGTGTTCTCGGGGTCGGCCGACCACCAATTGAGACGCTGCTTGAGTACACAGACGTCGCGCTCGGGACGGACAACGTGATGTTGAATGCCCCATCGATGTTCCGTGAGATGGAGTACACCGCGAAGACGTTCGACCTCCCCTCGCGGACGGTGCTCCGGATGGCGACGACCGCCGGAGCCGAGGCAGTGGGGCTCGACTGCGGTGTCATCGAACCCGGCCGCCGGGCCGCGCTACTGGTCCTCGATGGTGACTCGGACAACCTCTCGTCCGTCGCCGACCCAGTCGACGCAGTTGTCCGGCGAGCGTCTCCACTGGATATTCATCGTGTTATCTGCTGA
- the speB gene encoding agmatinase, with the protein MFPGAGVDRGAADYALVGAPLDASTSFRPGARFGPARVRKFGQQFDDYDHRTDQHFTECSVYDHGDIGPTADVGEYLTYLQGTLSDFNSDEAVPLVVGGEHTVSVAGVRALEPDVFVCLDAHLDLRESYAGDEYSHATVTRHALPVADEAIVLGARTGSEAEWNRASEDDVTVVPPEDVADWSPAFDDEQVYLSVDIDAADPGFAPGTGTPEPFGLDPREMHDVVRAVAPQAVGFDVVEVNDRDDGQAATLAAKLLRAFVFAHADQR; encoded by the coding sequence ATGTTTCCCGGTGCGGGGGTCGACCGCGGGGCGGCCGACTACGCACTCGTGGGTGCGCCGCTTGACGCATCGACATCGTTTCGCCCTGGCGCACGCTTTGGCCCGGCCCGCGTCCGCAAATTCGGCCAGCAGTTCGACGACTACGACCACCGCACCGACCAGCACTTCACTGAGTGTTCCGTCTACGACCACGGCGACATCGGTCCCACAGCCGACGTTGGCGAGTACCTCACGTACCTTCAGGGGACCCTCTCGGATTTCAACAGCGACGAGGCTGTCCCACTCGTCGTCGGCGGCGAACACACCGTCTCGGTCGCTGGTGTGCGCGCGCTCGAACCGGACGTGTTCGTCTGTCTGGACGCGCATCTGGACCTCCGCGAGTCCTATGCCGGCGACGAGTACTCTCACGCGACAGTGACCCGCCACGCGCTCCCGGTGGCCGACGAGGCAATCGTGCTGGGCGCACGCACTGGCTCGGAGGCCGAATGGAACCGCGCGAGCGAAGACGACGTGACCGTGGTTCCGCCGGAAGACGTGGCCGACTGGTCACCCGCGTTCGACGACGAGCAAGTGTACCTCTCTGTCGACATCGACGCCGCCGACCCCGGGTTCGCGCCAGGCACCGGGACGCCGGAGCCGTTCGGCCTCGACCCACGCGAGATGCACGACGTGGTCCGGGCCGTCGCACCACAGGCCGTCGGCTTCGACGTCGTCGAGGTCAACGACCGCGACGACGGACAGGCAGCAACGCTGGCCGCGAAACTCCTTCGGGCGTTCGTATTCGCCCACGCGGACCAGCGCTAA
- a CDS encoding translation initiation factor IF-5A, protein MAREQTEVRELDEGSYVMIEDTPCKINSYSTAKPGKHGSAKARIDAKGVFDGKKRSLSQPVDAKVWVPIVNRKQGQVVSTDGNDAQVMDLDTYDTFTMRVPEDIDLQPDDEIEYLQYEEQRKITRT, encoded by the coding sequence ATGGCAAGAGAGCAGACCGAAGTTCGAGAGCTCGACGAAGGAAGCTACGTCATGATCGAGGACACACCGTGTAAGATCAACTCCTACAGCACGGCCAAGCCGGGCAAGCACGGCAGCGCTAAGGCCCGAATCGATGCCAAGGGTGTCTTCGATGGGAAGAAGCGCTCGCTGTCCCAGCCCGTCGACGCGAAGGTCTGGGTCCCGATCGTCAACCGGAAGCAGGGCCAGGTCGTCTCGACTGACGGCAACGACGCTCAGGTGATGGACCTCGACACATACGACACGTTCACGATGCGCGTCCCCGAGGATATCGACCTCCAGCCCGACGACGAAATCGAGTACCTCCAGTACGAAGAGCAGCGCAAGATTACCCGCACGTAA
- a CDS encoding HAD family hydrolase, with product MALSFDLFGTLVTADRPSEPWDAVAESLAARSVRLPDDWEDAYRSAHREYDRGREAPLDEHVRMALASRGIEVTEETATEAVLDAFDSPVTVRDGAIDVLDAAAQRGPVAICSNCSVPGLVERTLERATIEARSDHSFDAVVTSVDCGWRKPNPNIFESTADALDVALADLVHVGDDARTDGGAGRAGARSILLDEHSLPAIAEQLREGTLC from the coding sequence GTGGCACTCTCGTTCGACCTGTTCGGGACACTCGTCACGGCAGACCGGCCATCGGAGCCGTGGGACGCCGTCGCGGAGTCGCTTGCGGCGCGGTCCGTTCGGTTGCCCGACGACTGGGAGGACGCTTACCGCTCGGCCCATCGCGAGTATGACCGTGGCCGGGAAGCGCCGCTGGACGAGCACGTTCGGATGGCGCTTGCCAGCCGCGGAATCGAGGTCACGGAGGAGACGGCGACCGAGGCCGTCCTCGACGCGTTCGACAGCCCGGTCACGGTCCGCGACGGGGCCATCGACGTGCTGGACGCCGCAGCACAGCGAGGCCCGGTCGCTATCTGTTCGAACTGCAGCGTCCCGGGGCTGGTCGAGCGAACGCTGGAACGAGCAACCATCGAAGCCCGGAGCGACCACTCCTTCGACGCCGTCGTCACCAGCGTCGACTGCGGCTGGCGGAAACCCAATCCAAATATCTTCGAGTCGACCGCCGACGCACTCGACGTGGCGCTTGCCGACCTCGTCCACGTCGGTGACGACGCCCGGACGGACGGCGGCGCGGGTCGCGCTGGCGCACGGTCGATACTGCTGGACGAACATTCGCTACCGGCGATAGCCGAGCAACTCCGGGAGGGGACGCTATGCTGA
- a CDS encoding CobD/CbiB family cobalamin biosynthesis protein: MLSALAVAVASGLELAIGEPPTRLHPVAWFGRLVGTVDREWDHPLAVGTLAATLLPLGVAVVVGGGVALAASIAPLAAVTLAGLALFLTTSLRSLLSTARGVIADSDADLPAARDGLLALAGRDAGALSAGEVRSAAVESASENLADGLVASLAAFVIGGLLAASVGQPPLPVAAGTATWVKAVNTMDSMLGYRSKRVGTPAARLDDAVMWLPARVSALLLAIACGSPQSVARARSWLDGVPSPNSGWPMGTAAAALDVRLEKPGVYVLNPAGGLPDVATAQRSVTRVGVAGVLAYLLTGLGVVAWF; the protein is encoded by the coding sequence ATGCTGAGCGCGCTGGCGGTGGCCGTCGCCAGCGGACTGGAACTCGCAATCGGTGAGCCGCCGACCCGCTTGCATCCCGTTGCGTGGTTCGGACGGCTCGTCGGGACGGTCGACCGCGAGTGGGACCACCCGCTCGCGGTCGGAACGCTCGCCGCGACCCTGTTGCCGCTCGGCGTTGCTGTTGTCGTCGGTGGCGGCGTCGCACTCGCCGCCAGTATCGCGCCCCTCGCCGCCGTCACGCTCGCCGGCCTCGCGCTGTTCCTGACCACGAGCCTCCGCAGTCTTCTTTCGACTGCACGGGGTGTCATCGCTGACAGCGACGCCGACCTCCCTGCTGCTCGGGACGGGCTACTCGCACTCGCTGGCCGGGACGCCGGCGCGCTGTCTGCGGGCGAGGTCCGGAGCGCCGCCGTCGAGAGCGCGTCTGAGAACCTCGCTGACGGGCTCGTCGCGTCGCTAGCCGCGTTCGTCATAGGCGGGCTCCTCGCCGCGAGCGTCGGCCAGCCACCGCTGCCCGTCGCTGCCGGGACGGCGACGTGGGTCAAGGCCGTCAACACGATGGATTCGATGCTGGGCTACCGCTCGAAGCGCGTCGGGACGCCTGCGGCCCGGCTCGACGACGCCGTGATGTGGCTCCCAGCACGGGTGAGCGCGCTCCTGCTCGCCATCGCCTGCGGGTCGCCTCAATCAGTGGCCCGCGCTCGGTCCTGGCTGGACGGCGTCCCGTCGCCGAACTCCGGGTGGCCGATGGGGACGGCCGCCGCGGCGCTCGACGTTCGACTCGAAAAGCCTGGCGTGTACGTCTTGAACCCTGCGGGAGGCCTCCCTGACGTGGCGACGGCCCAGCGCAGTGTGACGCGGGTCGGTGTCGCCGGGGTGCTGGCGTACTTGCTGACCGGCCTTGGGGTGGTCGCGTGGTTCTGA